The following proteins are co-located in the Planococcus plakortidis genome:
- a CDS encoding ABC transporter ATP-binding protein: protein MTEPLLKVEGLKKYFPIKGGVLGRTKGEVKAVDNISFYVNEGETLGIVGESGCGKSTTGRMLMRLLDPTEGKVTFDGKELTSLSASEMRKARRDIQMVFQDPYASLNPRHSIEKILMEPLNVHNIGDPKERKRKVHEFLEIVGLSSYHAKRYPHQFSGGQRQRIGIARALMTNPKLIIADEPVSALDVSIQAQVLNLMQDLQRDLKLTYIFIAHDLGVVRHISDRVGVMYLGNMAELADTESLYEKPLHPYTQALLSAVPVPDPDFVREEVVIKGDVPSPANPPSGCRFHTRCPFKMDICSQEVPRFAEVEPGHSVACHLYEECRPQ, encoded by the coding sequence ATGACAGAACCATTGTTGAAAGTTGAAGGCTTGAAGAAATATTTTCCGATAAAAGGCGGAGTGCTTGGCCGCACGAAAGGGGAAGTCAAGGCAGTCGATAACATTTCCTTCTATGTAAACGAAGGCGAAACGCTCGGCATCGTCGGCGAATCGGGTTGCGGCAAATCGACGACGGGGCGCATGCTTATGCGTTTGCTCGATCCGACAGAAGGCAAAGTGACGTTCGACGGCAAGGAATTGACCAGTTTGTCAGCGTCTGAAATGCGCAAGGCCAGACGCGACATCCAGATGGTATTCCAGGATCCATATGCCTCATTGAATCCTCGCCATAGCATCGAGAAGATCCTGATGGAACCGTTGAACGTTCATAATATCGGCGATCCGAAAGAACGCAAGCGGAAAGTGCATGAGTTTCTCGAAATCGTTGGGCTCAGCAGCTACCATGCCAAACGTTACCCGCACCAATTCAGCGGCGGCCAGCGACAGCGCATCGGCATCGCCCGTGCGCTCATGACCAATCCGAAACTGATCATCGCCGATGAGCCGGTTTCGGCACTGGACGTGTCGATTCAAGCGCAGGTGCTTAACTTAATGCAAGACCTGCAACGGGATTTGAAATTGACCTACATATTCATTGCCCACGACCTCGGCGTCGTCCGCCATATCAGTGACCGTGTGGGCGTCATGTACTTGGGCAATATGGCGGAACTGGCGGATACGGAAAGCTTGTATGAAAAGCCGCTTCATCCATATACACAAGCACTGCTATCGGCAGTGCCTGTGCCGGATCCTGATTTTGTCCGCGAAGAAGTAGTGATCAAAGGAGATGTGCCGAGTCCGGCCAATCCGCCCTCAGGGTGCCGTTTCCATACACGCTGCCCATTCAAGATGGACATCTGTTCGCAGGAAGTTCCGCGTTTTGCGGAAGTTGAACCAGGTCATTCTGTGGCTTGCCACCTTTACGAGGAATGCAGGCCGCAATGA
- the fabL gene encoding enoyl-[acyl-carrier-protein] reductase FabL, which produces MTEQKVALVTGSSRGLGKAMAIALADAGYDIVVNYARSKSAALDTVKEVEARGRKALLVRANVGDVEKLRAMFETIKEEFGRLDVFVSNAASGVLRPVMELEESHWDWTMNINAKAMLFGAQEAAKLMDKGGKIIGISSLGSIRYLENYTTIGVSKAAVESITRYLAVELAPKNIAVNTVSGGALDTEALKHFPNREELLGDARDNTPAGRMVEIDDMVKTAMFLISDHADMIRGQTIIVDGGRSIVM; this is translated from the coding sequence ATGACAGAACAAAAAGTAGCGCTAGTGACAGGCAGCAGCCGTGGACTCGGCAAAGCGATGGCGATTGCGCTGGCGGACGCCGGCTATGACATCGTCGTCAACTACGCGCGCAGCAAATCAGCCGCGCTTGATACCGTAAAAGAAGTCGAAGCGAGAGGCAGAAAAGCCTTGCTCGTGCGTGCCAATGTCGGCGACGTCGAGAAACTGCGCGCCATGTTCGAAACCATCAAGGAAGAATTCGGGCGTTTGGATGTATTCGTGTCGAACGCGGCATCAGGCGTCTTGCGCCCGGTCATGGAACTGGAAGAATCGCACTGGGACTGGACGATGAACATCAACGCCAAAGCGATGCTGTTCGGCGCACAGGAAGCGGCGAAATTGATGGATAAGGGCGGCAAGATCATCGGCATCAGCTCGCTCGGGTCGATCCGTTATCTGGAAAACTACACGACGATTGGTGTTTCCAAAGCGGCTGTCGAGTCGATCACCCGTTATTTGGCAGTGGAACTCGCGCCGAAAAATATCGCGGTCAACACGGTTTCCGGCGGCGCGCTCGATACGGAAGCATTGAAGCATTTCCCGAACCGTGAGGAACTGCTAGGTGATGCACGCGACAACACGCCAGCCGGGCGCATGGTCGAAATCGATGACATGGTGAAAACGGCGATGTTCCTCATCTCCGACCATGCCGATATGATCCGCGGGCAGACGATCATCGTCGATGGAGGTCGGTCTATCGTCATGTGA
- a CDS encoding ABC transporter permease, translated as MLHYIGQRLLQLIPVLLGMTFIVFMIIRAIPGDPAQVILGQQASEEAIKALRTSLGLDNPWYIQYFDYLKGLVTGDMGDSLRTRSPVSEEIWPYLAATFELSLFAIIIAVVIGINAGIISAWFQNSWFDYLAMVLALIGVSMPIFWLGLMNQWIFSIELGILPTTGRENVRDPIDNITNFYVLDTLIQGDFNQLATVLKHLVLPGTALATIPMAIIARMTRSSMLEVMRSDYVRTARAKGVKMFWVVYKHALKNAIIPVLTIIGLQMGLLLGGAILTETIFGWPGIGRYIYEAIGFRDYPVIQSGILVVAFIFVMINLLVDLLYGLVDPRIKYD; from the coding sequence ATGCTTCACTATATCGGGCAGCGGCTTTTGCAATTGATCCCAGTCTTACTCGGAATGACGTTCATCGTTTTTATGATCATCCGGGCGATTCCAGGCGATCCTGCACAAGTCATCCTTGGGCAACAAGCATCCGAAGAAGCAATTAAAGCATTACGGACCAGTCTGGGGCTTGATAACCCCTGGTATATCCAATACTTCGATTACTTAAAAGGCCTGGTGACGGGAGACATGGGGGATTCACTGCGTACCCGTTCACCTGTATCGGAAGAAATCTGGCCATATCTAGCTGCAACATTTGAATTATCCCTATTCGCGATCATCATTGCCGTCGTTATCGGCATCAACGCCGGCATCATTTCGGCTTGGTTCCAGAATTCATGGTTCGACTATTTGGCGATGGTGCTAGCTTTGATCGGTGTTTCCATGCCGATTTTCTGGCTCGGGCTCATGAACCAGTGGATTTTCTCGATCGAGCTCGGCATCTTGCCGACCACTGGCCGTGAAAATGTCCGGGATCCGATCGATAACATCACGAATTTCTATGTGTTGGACACGCTCATTCAAGGTGATTTCAACCAATTGGCGACCGTCTTGAAGCATTTGGTCCTGCCAGGGACGGCGCTAGCCACCATCCCGATGGCGATCATCGCGCGTATGACACGTTCTTCCATGCTTGAAGTCATGCGTTCGGACTATGTGCGGACAGCCCGCGCGAAAGGCGTCAAAATGTTCTGGGTTGTCTACAAGCATGCATTGAAGAATGCCATCATCCCGGTCCTCACGATCATCGGTTTGCAGATGGGCTTGTTGCTTGGCGGTGCGATTCTGACAGAGACCATTTTCGGATGGCCAGGCATCGGGCGTTATATTTATGAAGCGATCGGATTCCGCGATTACCCGGTTATCCAATCCGGTATTCTAGTCGTTGCGTTTATTTTTGTCATGATCAATCTATTAGTCGACTTGCTTTACGGTCTGGTCGACCCAAGGATCAAATATGATTAG
- a CDS encoding ABC transporter substrate-binding protein, with protein sequence MGKKKIVSLAFLVLLLLSTALYGCSGGDSETGGESGDSESGGEKVLIFGRGGDSVSLDPITVTDGESFKVTKNIFDTLINFGEQDTEIEAGLASDWEAAEDGLTYTFQLQEGVTFHDGTDFNAEAVVANFERWAAGDADQFPYYKSMFGGFGDEEEHVIESVEATGDYEVVIKLKRPQAPFLKNLAMSPFGIASPTAFEEAGESFGDNPVGTGPFKFVEWQRNDTVTIEKFDDYWVDGEPKLDQVVFRAIPDNSARLNALLSGEIDLADGITPSDAGTIENDENLQLFERPSMNVGYLGLTTTREPFDDPKVRQAMNHAIDRQAIVDSFFEGRAEVAKNPMPPVISGYNDSIEGYEYDPEKAKELLAEAGLEDGFEMELWAMPVPRPYMPDGQKVAEAIQSDLAEVGITAEIVSYEWATYLEKAAAGEADAFLLGWTGDNGDADNFLYVLLDQDNIGSNNYTYYENQELHDILIEAQTEVDEDARNELYMQAQEIIHEDAPWVPLAHSTPLLAGGTNVIDFKAHPTGSDKLSSVDME encoded by the coding sequence TTGGGGAAAAAGAAAATTGTATCACTCGCTTTCCTGGTGCTGCTTTTGCTGTCGACAGCGCTTTACGGCTGTTCAGGCGGTGATTCGGAGACAGGCGGAGAAAGCGGAGATTCAGAATCAGGCGGCGAAAAAGTCTTGATCTTCGGCCGTGGCGGCGACTCGGTTTCACTGGATCCGATCACGGTAACAGATGGAGAATCTTTCAAAGTAACGAAAAACATCTTTGATACATTGATCAATTTCGGCGAGCAAGACACAGAGATTGAAGCGGGACTTGCAAGCGACTGGGAAGCAGCAGAAGATGGCTTGACTTACACGTTCCAGTTGCAAGAAGGCGTCACGTTCCATGACGGGACGGACTTCAATGCAGAAGCAGTGGTCGCGAACTTTGAGCGCTGGGCTGCTGGGGATGCAGACCAATTCCCATACTATAAATCAATGTTTGGCGGATTCGGCGATGAAGAAGAACACGTCATCGAGTCTGTTGAAGCGACTGGCGATTACGAAGTCGTGATCAAATTGAAGCGCCCACAAGCACCATTCCTTAAAAACTTGGCGATGAGCCCGTTCGGCATCGCATCACCGACAGCATTTGAAGAAGCCGGCGAATCATTCGGCGACAACCCTGTCGGAACCGGCCCATTCAAATTCGTTGAATGGCAGCGCAACGACACGGTAACAATCGAGAAATTCGACGACTACTGGGTGGATGGAGAGCCGAAACTCGATCAAGTCGTGTTCCGTGCAATTCCGGATAACTCAGCTCGTTTGAATGCACTATTGTCAGGCGAGATTGATTTGGCTGATGGCATTACACCATCTGACGCTGGAACGATTGAAAATGATGAAAACCTTCAATTGTTCGAACGCCCATCGATGAACGTCGGCTACCTTGGCTTGACGACGACTCGTGAGCCATTCGACGATCCGAAAGTCCGCCAGGCGATGAACCATGCGATCGACCGCCAGGCAATTGTTGATTCATTCTTCGAAGGCCGTGCAGAAGTCGCGAAAAACCCGATGCCTCCGGTAATCAGCGGTTATAACGACAGCATCGAAGGCTACGAGTATGATCCGGAAAAAGCGAAAGAACTATTGGCTGAAGCAGGACTTGAAGATGGATTCGAAATGGAACTATGGGCAATGCCGGTTCCACGCCCTTATATGCCGGATGGCCAAAAAGTAGCGGAAGCAATCCAAAGTGATTTGGCAGAAGTCGGCATCACAGCTGAAATCGTTTCTTACGAGTGGGCAACCTACCTCGAAAAAGCTGCAGCGGGAGAAGCGGATGCATTCCTTCTTGGCTGGACAGGCGATAACGGCGATGCCGATAACTTCCTGTATGTATTGCTTGACCAAGACAACATCGGCTCAAACAACTATACGTACTACGAAAACCAGGAACTTCACGATATTTTGATCGAAGCTCAAACAGAAGTTGATGAAGATGCCCGTAATGAGCTCTATATGCAGGCTCAGGAAATCATCCACGAAGATGCTCCATGGGTACCGCTTGCGCACTCTACACCGCTTCTTGCCGGTGGGACGAACGTAATCGATTTCAAAGCGCATCCAACTGGCTCTGATAAACTTTCATCAGTGGATATGGAGTAG
- the nikC gene encoding nickel transporter permease: MQKVAGPWKEAWRGFRKSKVAVVGMGIVIFFILLAIFGPLFTPQGINEQNLSQRLLPPSSDHWMGTDDFGRDILSRVVYGARISLWVGFLAVVGSVIVGSVLGILAGYYGRWVDTIISRLFDIMLAFPSILLAIAVVSVLGPSLRNALIAIAIINVPNFGRLIRSKVLSIKEDEYIMSAKAIGMKDNRILVSHILPNSMAPVIVQGTLAIATAIIEAAALGFLGLGAQAPSPEWGKMLADSRSYLTNAPWTMIFPGVAIMLTVLGFNLMGDGLRDALDPRMKS; encoded by the coding sequence ATGCAGAAAGTCGCCGGCCCGTGGAAAGAGGCATGGCGCGGATTCCGTAAAAGTAAAGTCGCGGTCGTCGGCATGGGCATCGTCATTTTCTTCATTCTTTTGGCGATCTTCGGGCCGTTGTTTACACCGCAGGGCATCAATGAACAAAATCTGTCCCAGCGGCTTCTGCCTCCTTCCAGCGATCATTGGATGGGCACAGACGACTTCGGCCGCGATATCTTGTCGCGTGTTGTATATGGGGCTCGCATCTCGCTATGGGTTGGATTCCTGGCGGTTGTTGGTTCGGTAATCGTCGGAAGCGTTCTCGGTATTTTAGCGGGGTATTACGGCCGGTGGGTCGACACCATCATTTCCCGGCTATTCGATATCATGCTGGCCTTCCCGAGCATACTTCTTGCGATCGCGGTTGTATCGGTTCTTGGACCGTCCCTGCGTAACGCATTGATTGCGATTGCCATCATCAACGTACCGAACTTCGGGCGCTTGATCCGGTCGAAAGTATTGAGCATCAAGGAAGACGAATACATCATGTCGGCAAAAGCGATCGGCATGAAAGATAACCGCATCTTGGTCTCGCATATTTTGCCGAATTCCATGGCACCGGTTATTGTCCAAGGCACGCTCGCGATTGCGACAGCGATCATTGAAGCAGCGGCACTTGGTTTCCTTGGTCTTGGTGCACAGGCACCTTCTCCGGAATGGGGCAAGATGCTGGCGGATTCCCGCTCGTACTTGACCAATGCACCTTGGACGATGATTTTCCCGGGTGTGGCGATCATGTTGACCGTACTTGGCTTTAACTTGATGGGAGACGGGCTGCGCGACGCACTCGACCCACGAATGAAATCATAA
- a CDS encoding ABC transporter ATP-binding protein, translated as MKFVKPYYWQIALTIFIGIFKFAIPLFIPLLIKIVIDDIIGAEALSQAEKLEQLYLWLGGTAIVFFLLRPPIEYFRQYFAQYVSNKILYDIRGYLYSHLQRLSLRYYANTRAGEIISRVINDVEQTKNFVMIGLMNVWLDVATILIAIIIMLTMDVSLTIVALLAFPFYAFSVKYFFGRLRDLTRQRSQALANVQSYLHERVQGMSIIKSFALEKHEEKIFNNTNDQFLEKAIDHTKWNAKAFAVVNTITDVAPLLVIGYAGYQVIQGNLTLGTMVAFIAYIERLYNPLRRLVNSSTTLVQSLASMDRVFEMVDEEYDVTDKQGARELVRVDGKLEFHNVSFHYNDGGSEVLSNLNFTVRPGETVAFVGMSGGGKSTIVSLIPRFYDVTEGTIRMDGHDVRDVTTHSLRDQIGLVLQDSILFSESVKENILMGKPDATDEEVIAAAKAANAHDFITNLPEGYDTKVGERGVKLSGGQKQRIAISRVFLKDPAILILDEATSALDLESEALIQDSLERLAHDRTTLMVAHRLSTITHADQILVIDNGQLAEQGTHEELLQKRGVYYKLFQVQNIG; from the coding sequence ATGAAATTTGTCAAACCGTACTATTGGCAAATTGCCTTGACGATTTTCATCGGGATTTTTAAGTTCGCGATTCCATTATTTATCCCTTTGCTGATTAAAATTGTTATCGACGACATCATTGGCGCGGAGGCTCTGTCGCAGGCGGAAAAACTGGAACAATTGTATTTGTGGCTTGGAGGGACGGCGATCGTCTTCTTCCTGCTGCGCCCGCCGATCGAATACTTCCGGCAGTATTTCGCCCAATACGTCAGCAATAAAATACTCTATGACATCCGTGGCTATCTTTACAGCCACCTGCAACGGCTGAGTTTGCGCTATTACGCGAACACGCGGGCGGGGGAAATCATTTCACGGGTCATCAACGACGTCGAGCAGACGAAGAACTTCGTCATGATCGGTTTGATGAATGTCTGGCTCGATGTCGCGACCATCCTCATCGCCATCATCATCATGTTGACAATGGATGTGTCCTTGACGATTGTTGCGCTTTTGGCGTTTCCGTTCTATGCATTCAGCGTCAAATATTTCTTCGGACGATTGCGTGACCTGACGCGCCAGCGTTCCCAGGCGCTCGCCAACGTCCAAAGCTATCTGCACGAACGCGTCCAGGGCATGAGCATCATCAAAAGCTTTGCGCTCGAAAAGCATGAAGAGAAAATTTTCAACAACACAAATGATCAATTCCTGGAAAAGGCGATCGACCATACGAAATGGAATGCCAAAGCGTTCGCAGTCGTCAATACCATTACAGACGTCGCCCCCTTACTGGTCATCGGCTATGCCGGTTACCAGGTCATCCAGGGGAATCTGACGCTTGGGACGATGGTGGCGTTTATCGCTTATATCGAACGCTTGTATAATCCGCTGCGCCGCCTCGTCAACTCTTCCACAACACTCGTCCAATCACTCGCTTCAATGGACCGAGTCTTCGAGATGGTCGATGAGGAATATGACGTCACGGATAAACAAGGCGCGCGCGAGCTTGTGCGCGTCGATGGCAAGCTTGAATTCCATAACGTCTCGTTCCACTATAACGATGGGGGAAGCGAAGTGCTGTCGAACCTCAACTTCACGGTGCGCCCAGGAGAGACAGTAGCATTTGTCGGAATGAGCGGCGGGGGGAAATCGACGATCGTCTCGCTCATCCCAAGGTTCTACGATGTCACGGAAGGAACGATCCGCATGGATGGGCACGATGTGAGGGATGTGACGACCCATTCCTTGCGCGACCAGATCGGCCTTGTCCTGCAGGATTCGATCCTGTTCAGTGAATCGGTCAAGGAAAATATCCTGATGGGCAAACCGGATGCCACCGACGAAGAAGTCATCGCAGCGGCAAAAGCGGCGAATGCCCACGATTTCATTACCAACTTGCCCGAAGGATATGATACGAAAGTCGGCGAGCGCGGCGTCAAATTATCCGGCGGCCAAAAGCAGCGCATCGCCATTTCCCGCGTTTTCCTGAAAGACCCGGCGATCCTCATCTTGGACGAAGCAACATCCGCACTCGACCTGGAAAGCGAAGCGCTCATCCAGGATTCCTTGGAGCGCTTAGCGCACGACCGCACGACATTGATGGTTGCACACCGCTTGTCGACCATTACCCATGCTGACCAGATTTTGGTCATCGACAATGGCCAACTGGCTGAACAAGGCACACATGAAGAGCTGTTGCAAAAACGCGGCGTCTATTACAAACTATTCCAAGTGCAGAACATAGGTTAA
- a CDS encoding FUSC family protein, which yields MKLGARIFKTGIAISLALFLATLLELPTPVFAGVAAIFAIQPSIYRSYLTLLDQVYGNLIGASIAVIFVLTLGPNYLTIGVAAILAIIIMLKLKLENTVPLTLVTLIIIMDSQSDDFLVFASLRFLTVLLGILSAFIVNMIFLPPKYETRLFQSIHSVSEDVIRWIRISIRHASDHSSVKEDIDKLTEKLTKVDQWYSFYKEERSYTKKQQYTKARKLVLYRQMITTSKKSLEVLRRLNRYENELKDLPEQFHMMVQERLESLASYHEQLYMKYIGKLRPEHSESSGPDAVLKRNEVMSIFVKEINLSTEVEEDEFSVYHLMHVLSALLDYEEQLEHLDLLIIAYHNYHSEEVDSDIENAI from the coding sequence ATGAAACTCGGTGCGCGCATATTCAAAACCGGTATCGCTATATCCCTTGCCTTGTTTCTGGCGACGCTTCTGGAACTTCCGACGCCGGTATTTGCTGGAGTGGCGGCAATTTTCGCCATCCAGCCTTCGATTTACCGGTCATACCTGACATTGCTCGACCAAGTATATGGGAACTTGATCGGGGCTTCGATTGCGGTAATCTTTGTGTTGACGCTCGGGCCCAATTATTTGACGATCGGTGTTGCTGCCATTTTGGCCATCATCATCATGCTGAAATTAAAGTTGGAAAATACAGTTCCCCTAACTTTGGTCACTTTGATCATTATCATGGATTCACAATCGGATGACTTTCTGGTTTTTGCTTCTTTGCGCTTCCTGACGGTGTTATTGGGAATCTTGTCGGCTTTCATCGTCAACATGATTTTCTTGCCCCCAAAATACGAAACGCGTTTGTTCCAATCGATCCACTCGGTCAGCGAAGACGTCATACGGTGGATCCGGATTTCGATCCGCCACGCTTCCGATCACTCCTCTGTGAAAGAAGATATCGACAAATTGACCGAGAAATTGACGAAAGTGGATCAATGGTATTCGTTTTATAAAGAAGAACGCAGTTACACAAAAAAGCAGCAATACACGAAAGCCCGCAAGCTGGTCCTCTACAGGCAAATGATTACTACGTCTAAAAAGAGTCTGGAAGTTCTCAGGCGCCTGAACCGCTATGAAAATGAGTTGAAGGACCTTCCTGAACAATTCCATATGATGGTTCAGGAACGCCTTGAGAGCTTGGCGAGCTATCACGAGCAGCTTTATATGAAATACATCGGGAAGCTCCGTCCGGAACATAGTGAAAGTTCAGGACCGGATGCGGTATTAAAGCGCAATGAAGTCATGTCGATTTTCGTCAAGGAAATCAATTTATCGACCGAAGTCGAAGAAGATGAATTTTCGGTCTATCATCTGATGCATGTCCTATCTGCCTTGCTCGACTACGAAGAGCAGTTGGAGCACTTGGATTTACTGATCATCGCCTACCACAATTATCATAGCGAAGAAGTCGACAGCGATATAGAAAACGCCATATAA
- a CDS encoding ABC transporter ATP-binding protein produces MDERKTILDVKGLRTSFFTDDGEVPAVDNVDFHIRQGEVLGIVGESGCGKSVTSLSIMGLVPSPPGKIVSGEILFQDKDLTKLSDKEMRQIRGDDIAMIFQEPMTSLNPLFTIGNQLREALKIHKKDWSKSQIQERAVEMMKLVGLPRAEALLNEYPHQLSGGMRQRVMIAMALLCDPKVLIADEPTTALDVTIQAQILKLIKNLNERLDTAVLLITHDLGVVAETCERVVVMYAGKVVEEGPVHTIFNDPQHPYTRGLLESVPDMRFKKERLYSIPGNVPKPGSIKTGCKYAARCEFAFDRCRIEDPELYQTAEDHKTRCFLFDPKEAKSHDRTIVES; encoded by the coding sequence ATGGACGAACGTAAAACCATCTTGGATGTGAAAGGGCTGCGCACTTCCTTTTTCACTGACGATGGAGAAGTACCGGCAGTCGACAACGTGGATTTCCATATCCGCCAAGGGGAAGTACTCGGCATCGTAGGGGAATCGGGCTGCGGCAAAAGTGTTACCTCATTGTCCATAATGGGGCTAGTACCAAGTCCTCCGGGAAAAATTGTCAGCGGGGAAATTTTATTCCAAGATAAGGATTTGACGAAACTATCCGATAAAGAAATGCGCCAGATCCGTGGCGACGATATAGCGATGATTTTCCAGGAGCCGATGACTTCGTTGAACCCTTTGTTCACTATCGGCAATCAATTGCGTGAAGCGTTGAAGATCCATAAAAAGGATTGGTCGAAAAGCCAGATCCAGGAACGCGCCGTCGAAATGATGAAATTGGTTGGCCTGCCGCGTGCAGAAGCCTTGCTAAACGAGTATCCGCATCAACTATCCGGAGGCATGCGCCAGCGCGTGATGATCGCGATGGCTTTGCTATGCGACCCGAAAGTGCTGATCGCCGACGAGCCGACCACGGCACTCGATGTGACGATCCAGGCGCAAATCCTCAAATTGATCAAGAATTTAAACGAACGGCTCGATACGGCTGTCCTATTGATTACCCATGACCTTGGGGTCGTCGCTGAAACGTGCGAACGTGTCGTCGTCATGTATGCCGGCAAAGTCGTCGAGGAAGGACCAGTACATACGATATTCAACGATCCACAGCATCCTTATACCCGCGGCCTTCTCGAAAGCGTGCCGGATATGCGCTTCAAGAAAGAGCGCCTGTATTCCATCCCAGGAAACGTGCCGAAACCGGGATCCATCAAGACCGGGTGCAAATACGCAGCACGTTGCGAATTCGCTTTCGATCGTTGCCGCATAGAAGACCCGGAACTTTACCAGACGGCAGAGGACCACAAGACGCGCTGTTTCCTATTCGATCCGAAGGAGGCCAAGTCGCATGACAGAACCATTGTTGAAAGTTGA
- a CDS encoding DUF402 domain-containing protein has product MAVPAEGETIQIHSYKHNGRIHRVWQETTVLKGTNNIVIGANERTLVRESDGRTWLTREPSICYFHAEHWFNIICMLRDDGVYYYCNISSPFVYNNGSLKYIDYDLDVKVFPDMSYTLLDEDEYEDHKRQMGYPEVIDQILYRNVDKLISWIKQRRGPFAQDFIEVWTSRYEFHKHNRIHD; this is encoded by the coding sequence ATGGCGGTTCCTGCGGAGGGTGAAACAATCCAGATCCACAGTTACAAGCACAACGGACGCATCCACCGTGTCTGGCAGGAAACAACTGTACTGAAAGGGACGAACAATATTGTGATCGGCGCGAACGAACGTACGCTGGTGAGGGAATCGGACGGCAGGACATGGTTGACGCGAGAACCGTCGATCTGCTATTTCCATGCTGAACATTGGTTCAATATCATCTGCATGCTGCGTGACGACGGTGTCTATTATTATTGCAATATCAGCTCTCCGTTCGTCTATAATAATGGATCGTTGAAATACATCGATTATGACTTGGATGTAAAAGTGTTTCCGGATATGTCTTACACGCTGTTGGATGAAGACGAATACGAAGACCATAAGCGGCAAATGGGCTACCCAGAAGTCATCGATCAAATACTCTACCGAAATGTGGACAAGCTGATCAGCTGGATCAAGCAAAGAAGAGGCCCTTTTGCCCAGGACTTCATCGAAGTATGGACGAGCCGGTATGAATTTCATAAGCATAACCGGATTCATGATTGA